The Pecten maximus chromosome 6, xPecMax1.1, whole genome shotgun sequence DNA window CTGCTTTCAATCTTGTGGTCAGCTGGTGACGTATGCCCGTCACAAATTGTCGTGAGGGATTGTCCAAAAATCACCTCCTCAAAATCATCTACAAACTTATCCTGCTGACCCAACATTTCCGCCATCTTGTGGTCAGTCGGTGATGTTTTTCCTCTGCAAATATCTGTGATGGACTGACCAATGGTTTTACCTGCTTCATGTATATCGTCCACTTCATCGCCCGGTTGAACCGTCATTTCTGCCATCTTGTGGTCAGTCGTCGATGTTTGTCTACTAGGAAAAGCCGCGATGGACTGTCCAGTAGTTGGTTTAACTAAATCGTCCATACCCTCGTCCAGCTGGCCCGTCATTTCCTCTCTTTCTGTCCGGACGTTTTCCATTGCTTTCAGTATGGCGTTGATGACGAAACGTGTCGCAATCTCTTTGGTGACCGAAAGTTTTGCAATCTCTTTAAGTTGTGAATAATCCATaatctgtaatacatgtacaaccaccATTGAACGTTATAGAATAATTTTCCACTGCTTAAGGACAATTGTCGAGGCTTCGACTTCTCGGAGtgagatgtaacataaccagTGGATAGAAGGCATACATTCATCTATTTCTAGAGCATAGTAGATGTACTATCTGGAGTAACACAAGGAACCGTACTAGACCCTCTATTATCCTTGCCATTTATCGACGACGTGCCAGAGGAACAACGTCAGACATACGCCTATTTGTATATAACTGCACTCTTTACCGAGGAATAACCCCCATACAAGACGCATGTCGATTGTTTAGAAGAAAAAGAACTTATATAAGTTCCAACAGGATCTCGCAGCTCTAAAGACGTGAGGATCAATGTGACAATTGACCTTTAACCCTGAAAATGCTCTGAGATACATGTCACGAACAGGAAGAAGACAGTACATATTAAGCAATTACCAACTTATTTCTCACAGATTAGAGCGGGAACACAGTGTCAGTACATAGGTCTAACCATCAGCTAAGAAATGAAGTGGAACCAACGACCAAAGTCA harbors:
- the LOC117328654 gene encoding uncharacterized protein LOC117328654 — encoded protein: MIGCYVKIMDYSQLKEIAKLSVTKEIATRFVINAILKAMENVRTEREEMTGQLDEGMDDLVKPTTGQSIAAFPSRQTSTTDHKMAEMTVQPGDEVDDIHEAGKTIGQSITDICRGKTSPTDHKMAEMLGQQDKFVDDFEEVIFGQSLTTICDGHTSPADHKIESREIPERDTGTGNDKIIQKPNVYATDKDHKSEAPSVVTEDKAVGKVRQTFFERHLNRLLGRKKKDAKKVKTELHESVPSGGSRNLSSKVHNKRDWILKHILCCFICNSKTSEEL